GATTCCTGCTGGGACTTGGAGTCACCGGTCAGGGAGTCCGAGATTCCGTACGAGAACGAGTACTGGGGGTTCGCGTCGTACTCTTCTGGCTGGGCGGCGTACGCCACCTTGGCGATAGGGGCAGCATAGGTAGCGACCTTGGCCACTGGGGCGGCGACAAGGGCCGGAGCAGCAGCGTAAGAAACTGCTGGCGAGGCAATGTAGCCAGCGCGGGCAACGGCCACCACGGCGGCGAAGATCACGAACTAGCGAAACCAGATTGAAAGGAGTCGAATATTAATATCCATTTCCGGAGGTGCTCAAAATCCGTTTCCGATGCCTTGAAGCTTGAGTAGCATCCGTTTTCAAAACCTACCTTGAATGCCATTTTGAGATGCTTAGTGACTTGTTCTCTGGTCAATGCAGCAGATTGAACTGTGCTCTAGTTTGCTTCTGGCATGGTATTTATACTACCGTTCATTCAAGCGGCGTGTGACAATTCTGTTCTTAGGTTCCAAATTGCATCAGAAAATTGAGAGGCCTGGTGTGGGAAGGATAATGCCAAGCATATTTCATAGTATGCCTTTCCCTCTCCACGGTAGTAAGCGATCGTTTCGTTCATTGACCGTTCGCAGTGGGACTGGCTGTGTTTGAATTATCTTCAGGAAACGAATGAATTCTTTTCAGCTTTATACGGTTTGGTATTCTCTTAATTATACAATTTGGCTCGATACAACTAACATGTTTTTGGAGTCATATTGTGGTATTACTTTCTCTTTTTCCCCTTTATATATAATGAGCTGATTAAttcggttttatgtttttttcttagtaGGCTGAAAGTCCATACTAGACGGGAGTGGATTTTGATTGAATTACCATGAccaatttaacttttttttttgtattctggATCAAATATGAACTACCTTATGGGTACACTGCACATTTATTATTAACCAAATTTTTTAACATCGTGATGCCATTTGTGCAATCATTTCTGATTAAATTACATCAGTGGCATAAGATTTCCAATTTCGTATggtttttcataatttaatgGAATATTTTGTTGATAAATGAAGATcgttgaaatatatttaaactCACAGAACTTAAATTTATTAAGAGCTCGTAGATAGATGGAATTGAAGACATAAATGAAAATCATATCATATAATATACCATATTTTTGATTCAGGAACATtaattgtactaaaaaaatattattttaatttattttatttttattttaattaacaccAAATAGTTGTTTTTCATTAGATCTGGCAGTCCGTATCGGCATGTATTTACTTCGTAGCCGGATAGTGAGTCCTAGCTACGGGGAAACGATCCAGATGGGATGAAGGCTAGGTCCTGTCGTGACCAGGCCTAACACTGTATAGATTGTAAATTCTAAATGTGCCTGTCCCATCAACATTATTGTCACTTATAGTGGTGTTAAATGTGTTAAATCACCTTACAAACCATCGAGTCATGGCATTTTCAAAGAACAGCCTATCagatgtttgaaaatatattattttaagtacgtaaaataaatatcctgaaattAAGTACCATGCATagtttgcattaattttttttttaaagcaataaGAActgtaaaacaacaaaagtttTGCCGAATTCTCCATAATGATAATTTCATGCGATTAATCGAAAGAACAAAAGCAGTTAACGCTGTACAATATATGTACTGAAAGTAAAAGGCTATTTTCTTCATGTTATAGTCTCAATGAAAATGTTCTTCGGATGACCACGAACCGAATAATTCCTAAATTTACACATAATTAACCTAAAAGGACATGATAGCCTGTCCGAACATCATATATCAGCTTAAGTGCGAAGAGTGAATAAAAACCTCTACTCTTCCTTCTCCTggtgcacttttcattgtgaATAAGAAAACAGTACATTGAAAACGGATATTGATTGATAGATGAACGACATTAAATTCAAGTTTCCtggtttgtatttgtttttttcttgtaataAATAACCTTCATTATGTAACAGTGCGTTTAAGTCTTTTCAGGATTTAGTGGTAGGAAGCGTAGGCCGGGGCGGCGTACGAGAGAGCTGGGCTCGAGACGTAGGTCTTGGCCAGAGGAGCGGCATAGGAGACAGCCGGGCTCGAGACGTAGGTCTTGGTGGCCAGGGGAGCGGCATAGGAGACAGCCGGGCTCGAGACGTAGGTCTTGGCGACCGGGGCGGCATAAGAGATGGCTGGGCTCGAGACGTAGGTCTTGGCAACCGGGGCGGCGTACGAGATGGTCTTGGCTACTGGAGCGGCGTACGAGATGGTCTTGGCTACTGGAGCAGCATAGGCGACCGGGGCAGCAGCGACGACCTTGGCGGCCAGAGGCTCACGGTGGACGACAGCGTTGAATCCGTTGTGTGGGTCAGCCGTGTACTCGACGGTACGCTTGGTGCCATCGGGGTCAACGACGGAGTACGATCCCTGGACAACATCTCCGCTGCGAGATTCCTGCTGGGACTTGGAGTCACCGGTCAGGGCATCCGAGATTCCGTACGAGAACGAGTACTGCGGGTTCGGGTCGTACTCTTCTGGCTGGGCGGCGTACGCCACCTTGGCGATCGGGGCAGCATAGGTAGCGACCTTGGCCACTGGAGCGGCGACAAGAGCCGGAGCAGCAGCGTAAGAAACTGCCGGCGAGGCAATGTAGCCAGCGTGGGCAACAGCGACCAGAGCGGCGAAAGTCAGGAACTGTCAGGATAACAAAAGATCCAACGCTACAAACACTGTTCGTCCACGATCATACTCCAGCACCGGGGCTTACACTTACCTTGAAGGCCATTTTGAAAACGGTGCAGCGATGTTGTTCACAGTACAAAGGATTCAATCGAACTGTACCGTGATTGGAACCGGTGATCCAATTTATACGAAATGAAGCACGACGAAATGGTTCAGACGACAAGTTTTCCGGTTTGTTGGCCCGGTCCACGTACGGTCGGCGTGCAGATTTCGCGTTTGCGTCCGAACCGTGCTTGAACTTGAGTTCGTTGCCTTCACTTTTCAAAAGGCGTTACTAAAAGGTCACATTCGTGCGTTCCTGGTCGTTAAAGCGATGTGTGGCTTTGAATTCCATTGCAGGGTGTCCCAGCAGTGACATGGGTTGCGCAATTGTTGAACCACTTTTGGAAGTCATCTTGATCTGCTTTTGTTAACTATCGGTGTGCTTCAGATCGATTCTTTAGTAGGGTTGACAAGTtcaaaagaaacatttcccaTTTTAAAGACAATTGTGACAATTGCATATGTATCCTCAACCAATTGATTCCTTGAATAGCtcataagaaaacaaaagtatgAAACTATCTTGTTGAAATATATTCTAGAATACATGACTAAAATCACTAGAACAGAGCAGACACTTTCACTTTTATTCTTGACCATGAGACAACTGTCCTTGATATTATGTAACGCCAAATGGCAACATCCAGTTTAAGATTCTCTTTTATTGTGATATTCTGTCCACGGGCGGAAGAAacaaggaacaaaacaacaattaccCACACGCCCGAACCCGTTTTGTTCTTCTCTTAGAAATAACGTAAGAAGTTCATTTACAATTTTCACTCTCATATTAAAGTAGCAAGGAATATGTTGTGCAAATCACATGTTTAGACCCTAATCtaagtttttttatgttactcAAGTGTTCTATTAAGCAGATGTACTTCATGTATCCACTCTACGTACGAGTGTATAACACGACGAGAGCAGGAAGACCCTGACATTCATCGGTTTTCGACAAGCCACCCAGTTTCGTTTACGTAATCCCACGCATCTCCCGTTCCAGCGTATCTCGGTAAAGCGTGCTCAGCAGTATGACCTAGTTTCGTGTCTTTGGTGCGTTCTGGCATTTGTACAATGTGCGAATTATTCCAAAATGCGCGATATTAAATCCGAATGCAGGGTTATTTGTTGAACGCCTAATTTTGTGTTCGATAAACTAAAACCAAATCATTGTGATCGCAGGTAAAATTGAATTGGTTGACAGATAAAAAATGATAACTCCTCAAATTGATCTTGTTTATGTTCGTAATCTAAAAGGCATCTCCACATGCAGAGCTTTTTAAGCTGCCACGTCTCAAGTCATCCTTAGGACATTCCGCAAATTgctaaaatcaaacaaattataaTCGTAGTCCATCACACATCAAACTGATGGTTTTTTAATCTCCTTCCTTAACAGGTGTCTCATTTCAACTTACCAACTATGATTTTGACATGCATGCTaggcaacagcaaaacacgTCATGCCATCCTTCACGTCAGCCAACGAAACCTTCGGACCGACAGCTGCAGGATAGCTTGCAGCTCCTACCAGCATCAAAAATCACACCACGGGAGGGCTTCAGAAGCTTAGATACCACTCGCTGCCATGCACGCCAACCAACCCGAGCCCAAACACTGCATATCGGACCATCCGGGCTAGCAAGTGATGAGAGATTCGCTGGAATTTGCAGACACCACACGACGAACCGACCATAGGTGCAAACCGGTTCCGGCGCGCAGACACGGCAACACAACCTTCCCCCTGGGCATGCCCGGACAGCGAACAGCTTCAATGCAAAAGGAGCACTCTTTTTAGGTACTTTGACAATGACACCACACGGTCAAGGTGACGCCTATGCTTTAAGGGTGCGTGTGTTCCGTGCGATTATGTTGGTCCATGCCTAACGCTAACGCGCTATGAGGTGTTTGAACCGTACGAAGGCCGGAAGGGTTTATCTAAACCCCGATCGTGTGTAACATTGAACTCTGGTAAGATCCAACGTTAGGAATTTGGTCAAGCGCTCGTTAAAACATCATAAAGCAAAGAGTTTTTACATACATTAAGCCACTTTGTGTGCGTCCGTTCTGTACAAGAAACTTTCCACCAAAATAGTActtcagcacaaaaaaaaacagagcgagagagtgcAACACAAAAGTGCAACATAAaggtaatgatgatgatcaggTGAGTCCGCAGGGTCTGATTGCATTACCGCTTCGCCGCTTTGCTATGCGCCGTTCGGCGCAACGTTCGTTAGCGAAAAGCTCTAAAGCTTTGAGAAGAAGCGTTATAAAACTGCACTAAACCAAACCACCCTTGCTGCAATGCCACGGCAACAACACGCACGGTGATAATAAATTTACAAATCGCGTTCGTGCACTGATGAGTGGTAAAACATTGCCAACTCTCATCATCCCTCAGTGGTGCTAAGAACAGAACCAAATGGGCCATAAAATTTGGGGTTTGCTGTTTCGCCGGAAAGTGTGCACAACAGAGTGAACAACTTGCacatttttgttgccgttgttctcgGTTTGCTGTTTAATTGCACACAAGCGCATCCGATGATAAATCGGTGGGCGATTGCAGTAAAAATATGATGCAGCAtgttttttcgtgtgttttgttcatttgtgAGAAGACATCGCGATGGCagtctttcctttcctttggcACACTCAATTGTCTCAAAGGTGAACGACACCGCGTTGGAAAGCTTCATTTTTACGATCACAATCAGCGTTGGTTACATGCCGCCTGGTATGCATTTGCCTAAAGGAAAggtgatttaattttcttcaccacGGGATCGTAAGTGCATCACTCGAAGGAGAGCACAAACTTGTAATAGAATTTTGAACACCCCGTATCGTTTTGTGGCTAGCAGGGTGTGGTTGGaagtttgtaataaatttaatttcttcactCTTCAAACTCGCCCCTGTATTTTCTCAACCACGGTCGTCGCCTGTGCCCGTTGGCTGGAAAGGGTAATGCGACGATGCGAGGACTCCCGTACCGAAATAGTTTCGGGTACGTCGAAACTTGACGCAAACGAGCCAAagcaaatcaaattaaacttctcacagtttgcaaacaaaaacactacaGTGCATTACCTGTGCACGCTAGCAGAGGAGCCTAAGTTAGAGTAAGTTTGTTTGCAGGAAGCTGGCATGCTTCAATGCACTTGATCATAACAATAgacaaacatattttcaagTGCACCTAAGCGTACTTTAGGAAGATGTACACCCACTCACAAACATATGGTTCGTTGTTCGCACCATCGAGAGTGCCCAGCTTCGGAAGCATCCGATTGCTCTCCAGCTTGTCGCTCGAA
This region of Anopheles marshallii chromosome 2, idAnoMarsDA_429_01, whole genome shotgun sequence genomic DNA includes:
- the LOC128709707 gene encoding cuticle protein-like, giving the protein MAFKFLTFAALVAVAHAGYIASPAVSYAAAPALVAAPVAKVATYAAPIAKVAYAAQPEEYDPNPQYSFSYGISDALTGDSKSQQESRSGDVVQGSYSVVDPDGTKRTVEYTADPHNGFNAVVHREPLAAKVVAAAPVAYAAPVAKTISYAAPVAKTISYAAPVAKTYVSSPAISYAAPVAKTYVSSPAVSYAAPLATKTYVSSPAVSYAAPLAKTYVSSPALSYAAPAYASYH